In Trueperella pecoris, the DNA window GTGGTAATGTTTTTGATGGAGTTTCCGTCATCGTTGATGACGAAGGATAGTTATATGGCTACGAAGATGAGTCAAAAGGCGTTGGATGCGACGACAAAGGATCTATTCGCAGACGAGATCGGCTGCCTAGAACGGAAGCGTGTTGCGACCCAAGAAATCATCAAATTGATTGAGACTATCGAACCGCTCCATAGTGAACTATGTGAGCGCAGAGATGAACTGATCAGCCTTGGAGTTTCGCGCGCCCGTCTTATTAAAATGCTTGACGTCTCTGCCCTTAGTGAGAAAGTCTTGCGCGCAAAACCAGATGATCTTGTGCGCAGATCGCGCCGTGGTGAAGAACAAAATGAAAAGCAAGAATCTGTCAGTCATGAAGAAACCCATGAAGGTATAGGTAGTGAAAGCGTTGACGAGCACCACGAATATTGATTGCACACATGTCCTCACCAGCGCTCATCGTGTGTCAGCTCTAAAGGACACTTGCGGTGGGTAGATGGAGAGAAATGGTTTGGTTGGCAGAAGAAAACTACCAGCCAAAACTACCGGACACGACGAGAGAGAATCGTTAGTGATGGAACGGGGACGCGCAACTAGCCTTGTTGGTTAAGGCTGTGCGCGTCCCCGCCCTTCTCCATTCCTAGCGCGCTTCACCGATGTCAGCACGCTAGGTAACCAGAGTCTGTAGTGTTTAGCCTACACGCAAATAATGTCGGAGGGCACCAATACAATCACAGACGAGGAAAGGAGGCATCGTGGCCGCACTCATTACGTTTCTAACTGCGTTTGGCCTAATAGTGTGGGAACTGATTAAAGCTATTGGCCGCCTCATCTTGTTTGCCATCAAACTCTACATTTGGTTGTGCCTGTTCGTCCTTAAGCTTGCCTTAGTTATTATCACCATCGGCCTGATCCGAATGTAGAAAGCGCGGCAACATCAGTTTCGCTTAGGGCTGGGGTGGCCTAAGAATTAGGTCCACTTGGTTTAAGCGTTGACCGTGTTTTCTTGTTTCCATTGTTCCGCATACTTCCGCGGGCTGAGGTAGCCGAGTGCGGAGTGCGGATGGAAGTTATTGTAACGTGATGACCATTGGGCCACGAGTAGGCGGGCATGCTCAAGGTTCTCGATACTGTTGTCCTCGAGGAGTTCGTCTCTCATCCGGTTATGGAACGACTCAACGAACCCGTTATGCCATGGCTGGCCTGGCGGAATGAGCGCTTGGATCGTCTTATCCTCGGCCGCCCAGGCCTCGAGGGCGTGGGCTATGAACTCAGGCCCGTTGTCCATCCGAATCACCCTAGGGCGTCCTCCGCGCTCCAGACAAGCCACGTCGAGCAGTTCGATCACCGAGCCCGCATCAAGCTTTTTATCGACCGCGAAGGCGACGTGCTCGCGGGTGTATTCATCAATAATGTTGCAAATCTTGATCATCTTGCCATGCCAGGTTGAATCGAACTGGAAGTCCAACGCCCACACGTCGTTCGGGTACTGGCCAGCAGGAACATCACGCTGGCCGTGACCACTGAGGCGTTTACGCTTCTTGCGCGGCAACACGCGTAGACCTTCTTCACGCCACAAGCGCCGGAAAGTTTCCCGGCATACCCCATAACCCTCGGCGAGGGCGTTTCTCCAGGCACGCCGGTGTCCCCACCGGCGGTGATCACGCGCGAACTCGTGCATCCACTCGCGCAAGTCCGCGTATTTATCCGGCGTGCTTTCACGGGTCCTAGCGCGCCGGTAAGCACTGCGAGAGAGCCCAACGATCTGGCAGGAAAGTCTTTGGGAATAGCCCAGCCCAACGAGATGCCAGACGGCATCATGGCGGCGAGCTGGGCTTAGAAGTTTCCCTCCGATAATTCTTTCCACGCAGCCTTCTCCAGCTCTGCCTGACCCAGGAGGCGTTTGAGGCGCGTGTTCTCATCGCGCAGGCGCTGGAGCTCTTTCGCTTCGCTCTTGGTCATCGACCCATAGGTTGCCTGCCACCTATTCAACGTGGCTTCACTAATCCCAAGTTCGGTCAGGATCTGAGCCGTCGTCGAGCCTGATTCCTTCATCTCCCGCGCCTTATCAAGCTTACGAACAATCTGCTCAGGAGTATGCTTACTGAACTTCTTCACCATTCATCCATTCTCCCCACCCACAGGCAGGGGATCAACGGACAACACTCAAGTCACCTGGACCTAAAAACCTAGGGCACTCCAGGGCCTTTGGGTAAATGTTTGGAGGAATTCTTCGGAATGAACCGTGCCGAAAGTTTCTCACCAATACGTTCTTGTATGTAAGTACGGACCTCGACGGCGCTCATCTTCTGTGCGGGGTCTGTTTCCGGAACAACTACTTGATCAAGAACGTCAGCTAGATGTGCGTTTGACCCGCTTACTTGGGAATGAAAACGTGCCTGAACAAATTTATCCCTTAGTGGTTGCCTAGCCAGTTTGTGCAGTGGCAACGGGTGGCCTGCCATTTCTGCCAACTGGGCGAAGAAAACAGACTGAGTTCTAGTGTTGCCTTCACGAAAAGAATGAACAACATTGATCTCGCCCCATGCCTCCGCTAGCTGGAGGACAAATTCGTCACGGGGTAAGCCGCGGAGGAAGTCTGCCTGTGCGAGGCTAGCGAACTGGGCCTCGGCCGCCGCGGTGAGCCCAGGTCCGGGCGGATAATAGGGGTGACCAGCTTTCTGCATACCGACAGTGCGCTCTTGGCCTGCCCACGGGTAAATGTCTTGAAAAATATGACGATGAACAGCCTTGAAGTGTGCATACGAAAAATCGCTCGCCAGTGGTCGGGAAATCCATTGGAGAATGCGCCAAGCGCTTAACTCATCCTCGGCGGCAGCCAGCATCCGACTATCACGAAGTCCAAGATGATTGATAAGAACACCATTCCCATCAATGCCGATAGTCTCAGGGTAGAAATACGATTCCCAAGAAGATGCTTGGAAGTCCATCATCAGCGCTTAACCGCGGCAAGAACCTCGGTAAGGTACTCCTCGTCGGTGATCTCACCGCGAGCAGAGCGGAGGATGCGGTCACGTGCTTGAGGGCTTAGCTCATTACCGCCAGCAATACGCACAGCCGCGCCAGCCTCCTCAAGGGCTGCCTCAAGACTCAACCGCACACGTGCAATAGGTGTAGACATAGCAATCTCCTCCCTCTCTAACACCACCAATTCTACCAGCGGCCAACCCGTCACAATAGAGAAGAAAACTCATGATGTGAGCAGTTAGTACGTCATTTAACGGTCTGCGGTGGGCCCGCTTAGACGGACCCACCGCAGACTTCCCCATTGAGGTTCCTGAGAACGTGCGGCAATCGCGTCGCACGTGCGAGCGGGGGCGTTGGCCTCACCAGTACGAGGGCTTGGTGAGGCCAACTATCTAGGCCCATTGTGAGCGGAAAACGGGTTCACCGCTCCAGATGCTCGCTTCTTCACATTGATTAATGCTGACACTCGGGTGGCCTGCGTATGTGTGGATTTTGCGTCGGATTGGGTCGCCTAAGATGTTGTCGGGGTCGGGAGTAACGGTTTCCGATGCCCAGGTTAATGTCTCGTGTACGCGCTTGCCAATGGGCAGCAGCGTGACCATTTTGGCGGTTGCTTTGGTGACGATGTAGAAGTCAACGTTGGTTTGTTCCCATCCCCATGAAGAAACGAAAATCGTACCGACACCAATACGGCTCTCGGCCGTGGGACGCTGCGCAGTGAGTTGGCGTGCGTCAGCGTGGGTGACAGTGGTTGTCATGGTTGTCTCCTTAGTTGGTGAATGCCAGCCTTGTGTGAGGCTTTGTTTTGCCTGCTGGCGATTGAAAGGAATAGGGCTGTTGTTGCCAGGTTGTGCAACCCGTAGGGCTAAGGGAGCGCGGTGGGCTAGTTCATGGCAAGAGAGCGCAGCGAACGGTCGTGAACTAGCCCATGGCTAGCAACCGAAGGCGCGTAGCGCTTGCACGTTCTGGCACAGGCCCTAGCCTTGAAAGCCAGCAGGAACAACAAATAGAAGAAAACCGGGTCCGCTTGCGGATTCCGTAGCCACGATAGTGGCAAAAGAAAGTGTGGCCGCCACAAAGGTGGCGGCCACTGAGAAGACCCGATTTGGTCTTATACGATGCGGAAGTTTGGTACCACTCCGGCTTTCACGGCTGTAAATTGCTCACCATCGTTGAGTCGTTGCTCGGTTTCAAGGACGGCCTGCTCGAGGTGGTGTGTGGCCCAGGCTGATAGTGAGGTTATTCCTGAACCGGCTGATAGGTCAGCGAGGAAAGCTGCCCTGATTCTTCCATGGAGGTTATTGTCAAGGCGGATGGTTAGTTTTGTGCGAGCATCCTTGTTAACGATGCTGGCAGTGCTGGCAGTGCTGGCGGTGCCGGCTATGATTGGGTCGTTAACGGGTGCTTTCGACAGGGTCGTCAAGAATTCTGGGTTTGGTTTTTTCATCGGAGATTGTCCTTTAGCGTTGTGGTGATGGCTGTAAGGGCGGCTATAACAGCGTCGTCAGTGGTGGCAATAGGTTCATGTGCTGAGGCTGCTCGGGCGATGGCTTCGCGTTCTGGAATGAAGGGCTCGATGAGGTATCTACCGTAGTGCTCGCGCAATGCGCGTGCCCATTCTTGACGGTCGGTGCGATCTGGTCGCCATTCATTGACTGCAATGCCAGACAGTCTAAGACGCGGGTTGTAGTGTGCGCGAACGGTGGCGATGGTGTTGACCATTTCTGCTACTCCGTCAAAGGAGGCTTCGCGTGTGGTGGTCACGATCAGTGCGACGTCGGCAGCGACGAGCGCGTTTGTTGTAAGCATTCCCAGAGAGGGTGGACAGTCAATGACAATATGGTCATAGCTGGTGCTCATGGCAGATGACATAGTTGCGAGCCGTGATTCACGCCCAAGACTTGTGTCAGATTCTCTGGAGGCCAGAAGGCGATCCGATGGAAGTACATCAATATTCCAGGTGCGATGCTCGCTGGATGGGGATATCGCTTGACGAGCGACGTCTCCGGATGCGCCTGTGGCGATAGCTGCCAAAACATCATTGAGAGTGAGTTGGCTAGAGCCAAGGCGTACATTCGTCACGGTTGTCGCGTTGCCCTGCGGATCAGCATCCACAAGTAACGTCGTCTCGCCACTGTTGGATAATAGATGGGCGAGGTTCGTGGATAGCGTGGTCTTGCCAACCCCGCCTTTTTGGTTACATACCGCGATAATCATTTGTGGGCCTCCATGTCCTTTCGTTAAAGAATTGGTGCCAGCACCTACGGCACTGCTGGCAGTGCTGGCGGGTTATTTGGTGCGGAATGTTGGTAAAGAGTATTTTTGTGCGATTGTGTTGAGCTCTTTACGGTAGGCGAGGATCGCTTTTGAGACGTGCTGTCCTTTGGATACGAGGCGCACCATTGCCTCAATGTCGTCGGTGTCAAGCACGGCTTGGAAGTGCTCACGGGTTTTGTCGTGAGCAAGATCGAGCTCGGCCGCGAGCAGCACGTTGGGTATCTGCCAGTAGGTGTTGGTTAAATCGCCACGCAAGAGCTTACGAGCTACGTCTCCATGCTTGGGATCACGGGTATAAGCGATGAGTTGTTTTATTGATGTCATGAGGGATTCCTGTTAGCTGAAGTTGGAGGATTTGAATCGGTCGTGGTGAATACTGGTAGGAGGTTGGTTGCTTCAGCCTCCTGGTTGTGCGCTACACGGGTATATAGCGCGGTGGTTTGAATAGATTCATGGCGAAGAAGTTCTTGAACAACGCGTATGTCTGCGCCGTGGCGAAGTAGCTCAGTACCGTACGCGTGTCGGAG includes these proteins:
- a CDS encoding transposase, which produces MVKKFSKHTPEQIVRKLDKAREMKESGSTTAQILTELGISEATLNRWQATYGSMTKSEAKELQRLRDENTRLKRLLGQAELEKAAWKELSEGNF
- a CDS encoding IS3 family transposase, translating into MERIIGGKLLSPARRHDAVWHLVGLGYSQRLSCQIVGLSRSAYRRARTRESTPDKYADLREWMHEFARDHRRWGHRRAWRNALAEGYGVCRETFRRLWREEGLRVLPRKKRKRLSGHGQRDVPAGQYPNDVWALDFQFDSTWHGKMIKICNIIDEYTREHVAFAVDKKLDAGSVIELLDVACLERGGRPRVIRMDNGPEFIAHALEAWAAEDKTIQALIPPGQPWHNGFVESFHNRMRDELLEDNSIENLEHARLLVAQWSSRYNNFHPHSALGYLSPRKYAEQWKQENTVNA
- a CDS encoding Fic/DOC family protein, with amino-acid sequence MDFQASSWESYFYPETIGIDGNGVLINHLGLRDSRMLAAAEDELSAWRILQWISRPLASDFSYAHFKAVHRHIFQDIYPWAGQERTVGMQKAGHPYYPPGPGLTAAAEAQFASLAQADFLRGLPRDEFVLQLAEAWGEINVVHSFREGNTRTQSVFFAQLAEMAGHPLPLHKLARQPLRDKFVQARFHSQVSGSNAHLADVLDQVVVPETDPAQKMSAVEVRTYIQERIGEKLSARFIPKNSSKHLPKGPGVP
- a CDS encoding ParA family protein: MIIAVCNQKGGVGKTTLSTNLAHLLSNSGETTLLVDADPQGNATTVTNVRLGSSQLTLNDVLAAIATGASGDVARQAISPSSEHRTWNIDVLPSDRLLASRESDTSLGRESRLATMSSAMSTSYDHIVIDCPPSLGMLTTNALVAADVALIVTTTREASFDGVAEMVNTIATVRAHYNPRLRLSGIAVNEWRPDRTDRQEWARALREHYGRYLIEPFIPEREAIARAASAHEPIATTDDAVIAALTAITTTLKDNLR